In a genomic window of Aeromicrobium panaciterrae:
- a CDS encoding DUF937 domain-containing protein — MALADDILSGIDTDTLDNIAQQLGIEPGKVQEVLKDSLPALLGGLDKNVQSGDGAASLASALGDHAEAQPLGDLGALISGVAGSGILEKVLGGSTPDVSQAIGDKSGVSGIDVEKILKIAAPIVMAFLASRVAGSGKADAGAVKAEVEKANSTAKSDAPDLGSILGSLLGGAK; from the coding sequence ATGGCTCTCGCAGACGACATCCTTTCCGGCATCGACACGGACACCCTCGACAACATCGCCCAGCAGCTCGGCATCGAGCCCGGCAAGGTGCAGGAAGTCCTCAAGGACAGCCTCCCCGCTCTGCTCGGCGGCCTCGACAAGAACGTCCAGAGCGGTGACGGTGCAGCTTCGCTGGCCAGCGCGCTCGGCGATCACGCCGAAGCCCAACCGCTCGGGGACCTCGGTGCCCTGATCAGCGGTGTGGCCGGCAGCGGCATCCTCGAGAAGGTGCTCGGCGGCTCCACGCCCGATGTCTCGCAGGCCATTGGCGACAAGTCCGGAGTGTCCGGAATCGACGTCGAAAAGATCCTCAAGATCGCCGCGCCGATCGTGATGGCCTTCCTCGCGAGCAGAGTCGCCGGTAGCGGAAAGGCCGATGCGGGTGCCGTGAAGGCCGAAGTCGAAAAGGCCAACTCGACCGCAAAGTCGGACGCTCCCGATCTCGGCTCGATCCTCGGCAGCCTGCTCGGCGGCGCGAAGTAG
- a CDS encoding chorismate mutase: protein MTDATQAELEEIRASIDNIDAALIHVLAERFKYTKRVGKLKAEHSMPPADPERESRQITRLRALAAEADLDPAFAEKFINFIIEEVIRHHEAIRN from the coding sequence GTGACTGACGCGACGCAGGCAGAGCTCGAGGAGATCCGAGCGAGCATCGACAACATCGATGCTGCGCTGATCCATGTCTTGGCGGAGCGATTCAAGTACACGAAGCGCGTCGGCAAGCTCAAGGCTGAGCACAGCATGCCGCCTGCCGACCCTGAGCGTGAGTCACGGCAGATCACCCGACTGCGCGCCCTCGCCGCAGAGGCCGATCTCGACCCGGCATTCGCCGAGAAGTTCATCAACTTCATCATCGAAGAGGTCATCCGCCACCACGAGGCCATCCGCAACTAA
- a CDS encoding alpha/beta hydrolase, whose translation MNRRAWALGLALVLIITAVIVGAAYVITDRETWTKPEPVASDVPSDLSKFYTQDVSWSSCDDAKCADVAVPIDYDDPTGATTKLAVKVIPSLGGAAKRSIFVNPGGPGGDATDFADTMSSEFGNEVLETYDIVGVDPRGVGDSEPLQCMSDDNFSDFTNVDPDPNTPEEIAALRKSVTDLGTACEREGGELAAHVSTEEAARDMDVVRALLGRKKMDWFGASYGTQLGATYATLFPKTVGRMVLDGAVDPALSVIESAIGQATGFQRALVAFAKDCIKKDSCPLGNDLDAGMAKISDLMRRLDETPMETGDPSRELTEGLAFYGVAVTLYDKGTWHYLERGLKEAFGGDGTTLLVLSDAYFDRDPNGKYGDNIGEVIYAVSSLDVADPPTLAEVEAALPRFEKISPVFGRALGWGTLSPSDWPIKATHPQVKIDGEGAPPIIVVGTTRDPATPYEGAQSLAKQLASGVLISRDGDGHTAYSSGNQCISKAVDEYLVSGKVPKDGLFCKAE comes from the coding sequence ATGAACAGACGCGCCTGGGCTCTCGGCCTCGCACTCGTGCTCATCATCACCGCGGTCATCGTGGGCGCGGCTTACGTGATCACCGATCGCGAGACCTGGACCAAGCCTGAGCCGGTCGCGTCGGACGTACCCAGCGACCTTTCGAAGTTCTACACGCAAGATGTCTCGTGGAGCAGCTGTGACGATGCCAAGTGCGCCGACGTGGCCGTTCCCATCGACTACGACGACCCCACCGGCGCGACGACCAAGCTCGCGGTCAAGGTGATCCCGTCGCTCGGTGGTGCCGCCAAGCGCAGCATCTTCGTGAACCCCGGCGGACCTGGCGGCGACGCCACAGACTTCGCCGACACGATGTCGTCGGAGTTCGGCAACGAGGTGCTCGAGACGTACGACATCGTTGGCGTCGATCCCCGAGGCGTCGGCGACAGCGAACCGCTCCAGTGCATGTCAGACGACAACTTCTCCGACTTCACCAACGTCGATCCCGACCCCAACACTCCTGAGGAGATCGCTGCGCTTCGCAAGAGCGTGACTGATCTCGGCACGGCCTGTGAGCGTGAGGGTGGCGAGCTCGCGGCCCATGTCTCCACCGAGGAGGCTGCACGCGACATGGACGTCGTACGTGCTCTGCTCGGCCGCAAGAAGATGGACTGGTTTGGCGCCTCCTACGGCACCCAGCTCGGCGCGACGTACGCGACGCTGTTCCCCAAGACCGTCGGACGCATGGTCCTCGACGGTGCGGTTGACCCGGCACTCAGCGTGATTGAGTCCGCGATTGGTCAGGCGACCGGGTTCCAGCGCGCTCTCGTGGCATTCGCCAAGGACTGCATCAAGAAGGACTCGTGCCCGCTCGGCAACGACCTCGATGCTGGCATGGCCAAGATTTCCGACCTCATGCGTCGGCTCGACGAGACTCCTATGGAGACCGGAGATCCTTCCCGCGAGTTGACCGAGGGCCTGGCGTTCTACGGGGTCGCCGTCACGCTCTACGACAAGGGCACGTGGCACTACCTCGAGCGTGGACTCAAGGAAGCCTTCGGGGGCGATGGCACGACATTGCTCGTGCTCTCCGACGCCTACTTCGACCGCGATCCCAACGGCAAGTACGGCGACAACATCGGTGAGGTCATCTACGCCGTCAGCAGCCTCGATGTCGCCGATCCGCCGACTCTGGCGGAGGTGGAGGCTGCGTTGCCTCGCTTCGAGAAGATCTCTCCGGTGTTCGGACGCGCACTCGGTTGGGGCACGCTGTCGCCCAGCGACTGGCCGATCAAGGCGACGCATCCACAGGTCAAGATCGACGGCGAGGGGGCTCCGCCGATCATCGTGGTTGGAACGACGCGAGACCCAGCCACACCGTACGAAGGGGCCCAGTCCCTGGCGAAGCAGTTGGCGTCAGGTGTTCTGATCTCCCGCGATGGTGACGGCCACACGGCCTATTCGTCCGGCAACCAGTGCATCAGCAAGGCCGTCGACGAGTACCTCGTCTCCGGCAAGGTGCCCAAGGATGGGCTGTTCTGCAAGGCTGAGTAG
- a CDS encoding site-specific integrase, giving the protein MDSIAPWRRVMAAIRKEANGRWTAVVKDGRRYVGAKTFDTKREAQTWAASEQSKLSAGVDLKAGRVRVETRLATWVRDREGAVAPGTLTVDADLARVLPRWFMGLSVNAVTEAHVAQLLVGWSRDDRAHSSVVRYRASLSAFFADCVRARLTTASPVAGVRAPRRIDPAVEMQPFTEAEIDLLADEIAKLNERLADVVVVAAWTGLRWGELRALRVGDLIEVPDAMLRVQRSRSEGRDTKSTKSGHSRLVPVADRVKPLLLAMAQAKAPTDLLITTDRGAAIHRTAFMRSTDWRNLGKGRRIHDLRHTAACLWLARGVPVVTVKTWMGHADISTTDRYVHHLGTTADRAGLALLNGPGANLGQTSSDGVNRPDAHKLP; this is encoded by the coding sequence GTGGATTCGATCGCACCGTGGCGGCGCGTGATGGCCGCGATTCGCAAAGAGGCCAACGGTCGATGGACCGCAGTCGTCAAGGACGGTCGTCGGTATGTCGGCGCGAAGACATTCGACACAAAACGTGAAGCGCAGACTTGGGCCGCGTCGGAACAATCCAAACTGTCTGCCGGTGTCGACCTGAAAGCTGGTCGTGTTCGGGTTGAGACTCGCCTAGCGACTTGGGTCCGCGACAGAGAGGGCGCCGTCGCGCCCGGAACCCTGACTGTCGATGCCGACCTGGCGCGGGTTTTGCCACGCTGGTTCATGGGTTTGTCTGTGAATGCCGTCACCGAGGCACACGTCGCTCAGTTGCTGGTCGGGTGGTCGCGCGATGACCGAGCGCACAGCTCCGTCGTCAGATACCGCGCATCCCTTTCCGCCTTCTTCGCGGACTGCGTACGTGCACGACTGACGACAGCTTCCCCGGTTGCCGGAGTCCGTGCGCCCAGACGGATAGATCCTGCCGTCGAAATGCAGCCATTCACGGAGGCTGAGATCGACCTCCTTGCCGATGAGATTGCCAAGCTGAATGAACGTCTCGCCGATGTGGTCGTAGTCGCCGCCTGGACTGGTCTGCGATGGGGGGAACTTCGCGCACTGCGTGTAGGTGATCTGATCGAAGTACCTGATGCGATGCTGCGCGTGCAGAGAAGTCGAAGCGAAGGCCGAGACACCAAATCCACCAAGTCCGGGCACTCCCGACTTGTGCCTGTCGCTGACCGCGTTAAGCCCCTGCTACTGGCAATGGCGCAGGCTAAAGCTCCAACCGACCTGCTCATCACGACCGATCGAGGCGCGGCCATTCATCGCACCGCATTCATGCGAAGCACCGATTGGCGAAACTTGGGAAAAGGGCGACGAATCCACGACCTCAGACACACCGCCGCTTGCCTCTGGCTGGCACGCGGAGTACCAGTCGTGACGGTCAAGACGTGGATGGGTCACGCAGATATCAGCACGACAGACCGATACGTCCATCACCTCGGCACGACGGCAGATCGAGCTGGATTAGCTCTCCTAAATGGCCCCGGGGCAAATCTGGGGCAAACCTCATCAGATGGGGTGAATCGTCCAGATGCCCACAAACTGCCGTGA
- a CDS encoding DNA polymerase III subunit delta': protein MSVWSDLVGQEPVVEILKDAVASAGGEGRSMTHAWLFTGPPGSGRSNAAGAFAAALQCEQGGCGECHSCTTAHAGSHPDITIIRTDGLSIGTDVAREYVRKSALRPALGRWQVLIVEDADRLTDQAANALLKAIEEPSKHTIWMLCAPAVEDVIITIRSRCRPVLLRTPSATAIAGLLVERDGIEPALASAAAAASQGHIGRARGLAKDPAARERRRAILALPVSLRDLGDCLAAAQTINDAAAARAAEVGDAADERELADLRQGWGVEERGRRPAGYSGALSTLEKDQKRRRTRLARDSIDGVLLDLLSFCRDVLAVQCATGTDLINADVVDDINTVARMWTPESTIGMIDAIVECRESLTANAAPLLALERMMMGLRQT, encoded by the coding sequence ATGAGCGTCTGGTCTGACCTGGTCGGCCAGGAGCCGGTAGTCGAGATCCTCAAGGACGCGGTTGCGTCCGCAGGCGGCGAAGGCCGCTCGATGACCCACGCCTGGCTGTTCACCGGTCCTCCCGGGTCTGGCCGCTCCAACGCGGCGGGTGCCTTCGCAGCTGCACTGCAATGTGAGCAGGGCGGCTGCGGCGAGTGCCATTCCTGCACCACAGCGCACGCTGGCAGCCATCCCGACATCACGATCATCCGTACCGACGGACTGTCGATTGGCACCGACGTGGCCCGCGAGTACGTACGCAAGTCGGCCCTGCGGCCTGCGCTCGGTCGCTGGCAGGTGCTGATCGTCGAGGATGCCGATCGACTCACCGACCAGGCTGCCAATGCGTTGCTCAAGGCGATCGAAGAGCCGTCCAAACACACGATCTGGATGCTCTGTGCGCCCGCGGTTGAGGACGTCATCATCACGATCCGTTCGCGTTGCCGCCCGGTACTGCTTCGTACGCCATCCGCCACGGCGATTGCGGGTCTTCTGGTCGAACGCGACGGCATTGAGCCGGCGCTGGCTTCTGCCGCTGCTGCGGCCTCGCAGGGACATATCGGCCGAGCCCGCGGACTTGCCAAGGATCCGGCCGCACGCGAGCGTCGCCGGGCGATCCTCGCCCTGCCTGTGTCGCTACGCGACCTGGGCGACTGCCTCGCGGCGGCCCAGACGATCAACGATGCAGCTGCGGCCCGAGCTGCAGAGGTCGGCGACGCGGCTGATGAGCGAGAGCTCGCTGACCTGCGCCAGGGCTGGGGAGTCGAGGAACGAGGCCGACGCCCGGCGGGCTACTCGGGGGCGCTGTCGACGCTCGAGAAGGACCAGAAGCGCCGTCGTACGCGACTTGCCCGCGACTCGATCGATGGGGTTCTCCTCGATCTGCTGTCGTTCTGCCGCGATGTGCTCGCCGTCCAGTGCGCAACCGGGACCGATCTGATCAATGCCGATGTCGTCGACGACATCAATACGGTGGCGCGGATGTGGACGCCCGAATCGACCATCGGGATGATCGATGCCATCGTCGAGTGCCGTGAGTCGCTCACGGCAAATGCTGCTCCGCTGCTTGCTCTCGAACGAATGATGATGGGACTTCGCCAGACATGA